A region of the Peredibacter starrii genome:
TAAATCTAAGATGTGGGTAAAAATATGCCGCAATATAGCAATGAGGGGGTCTGAAGTAAATCTAAATCACTTCCAACTGAAGAGCGATATAGAACGACAGATTGAACAAGAAATGTAGGAAAATCGGGGCGATAACTGAGTGAAATCTCAGGAGAGCCTGACCACAAATAATCCCTAGAACGAAGGTGTAAAACACCTGAAATCCGATGAAAGGAACGTACTCAACTGGTAGAACCGTTAGCCCAACTAAATGCGAGAAAGCGAAGATCGATGCCACAAGCATCGAGGTCACATACTTCCCTCCTACCTGAGCAATCAACACACGCTGGAAAGTCTGACGGAAAACCAGTTCTTCCAAGATCGGAGCGAAGAATAATAAGTGCCACTCAAGACCATTCACTAAACGGAATGGAGTCTCGATGTCCATATACCAAATGGCCGCAATCGCCGCCACCGCCAGGGCCACCACTTCCGCCACGGCCTTCCAGGTCTGACGAGTGATGTTCCACTTAAATTTCCAAGGTAATCGATAGAAGAAAGAAACGCCCAGAGCGAACAATAGATCGAAGATATAAGAGAATGAAATGGTCGATGGCAACTTATGCCAAGGAAGACCCCATGAAAAACCGAAATAAATGATAACGAGGGCAAAAAAACCGATCAACGAATCTCTCCTACCTGAGCTATTTTGTGCACCAGCTTAGTTATTTCATCATAGAATTGCGGTTTTGTAACTTTGATTATTTGCTGGTACGTAGGAGTTTTTGATTCTCCATGCCCCATGTTCTTATCATCAAAGACCACGATCTGAAGACTTTGATCCGGTCTCATGTAGAAAAAGATGTCCAAATTAAAGGCAATTACTCGAAGGACATCGTCGTTTCCATCAGGCACCCTTCCTGAAAAACAGGCCGCAGTCAAAATCAGCTCTGGTTTATTTTGCATATTATCCAGAGCTCTCATAAGAGTCGTAAACGTGGCCTGGATCCATTGGAGAGCTCTCGTCTCATTCTGGATGTCCATGGCAGTCGCTCCACTTACTGGTGTCACCATGAAAGCATGGTTAGACTCTAAGCTGTGTTTTAGAGTCGAATGGAGCGCGAGATTCATCATTGCCATGTGCTCCGGATCTTTTCCGGGCATTTTGCGTTTTCGAACAATACGATCATTCTCAAAAAAGCGTAGCTCATCATGTTTTTCCCGCAGCCAATGAATTAACTTAGAAGTTTTGCCGTGGACTTCGATGGTCCACTGGCGAGATTTTGGATCTTGAAGATCAAAGTTCCAGGTCACCACTCTCCACTGCGTGTCTTGTGGTGAGAATTCTAAAAATAGGTCTTTCGGATCACGTCCGAATAAATTTCCCCACCAGCTCATTTTAAGACTTTCCCCAGACTGTATTCATGAAAGCCAGGGGCCTCATGATCTGGGTGATAGCCCTCAATGGTATAGCCCTGTTTAAGCTTGATACCAATCATGGCGTGGTTGAAATGATAAATCGTAGTCATGACTTTTTTAATACCGATGCGCTTACACTCTTCTTCAATCGCGAGAGAGATTTCCTTCCCGACACCAGTTCCCTGAAATTCTTTGAAGACCGTGGTCTTCACCGTTTCAGCAAGATTAGGAGTCTTCATCACATATCCAGAGATCCCAACTTGTTTTTCATCACGCATGGCCCGGAAGTATTTCACTCCACCCTGCATGATCTTCTCTACAGTCGGTGGAAAGGGAGATCTTTCATAATACTCTTGTACCACCGCGAAGATCTCCTCCGCCTCTGCCTGAGAGGATGTATCGTATGGTTTAAGCTTTACGTTCATTGAAGTGGTTCCAAATTTCGTTCCAGTCAGAAGACTCAAACAAAAGTTTTCTATCAGGTGCTTTGATGAGATTTCTCTCAACACCCAGATTTAAAAACTTAATCAGATCATCGTAGTAATGATTGATGTTAAAAAGCGCAATGGGCTTAGCGTGAATTCCCAACTGTTTCCAGGTAAGAATCTCAAACAGTTCATCCATCGTACCCATTCCGCCCGGGAAGATTAAAAACGCGTCGGAAAGGTCATACATCATCTTCTTTCGTTCATGCATGTCTTTGACCACATGAAGTTCGGTCAGACCACCGTGAGCAATTTCTTTTTTCATCAGACGCTGAGGAATGACACCAGTCACTCTTCCGCCCTTCACCATAACCTCAGTGGCAAGGGCACCCATGATGCCAATTCCGGCACCACCGTAGACCAGTTCCACGTTATGTTTTACAAAATGATCTGTGATAAGTTTTACCTGACGATCAACTTCCGGATCAGTGCTGGCATTTGCTCCACAAAAAATACAAACTTTCATTTCTTGAATCTCCGCATAAACCACTGCATGAAAATCATCTCGATCACCATGAAGCCACCGAAAGCGATATAAAATCCACCGGTCTTCCAGAAAAGCCAGGTCGCAGTCGTCTCGTTAATCGCCACATGGGCCAT
Encoded here:
- a CDS encoding CPBP family intramembrane glutamic endopeptidase; the protein is MIGFFALVIIYFGFSWGLPWHKLPSTISFSYIFDLLFALGVSFFYRLPWKFKWNITRQTWKAVAEVVALAVAAIAAIWYMDIETPFRLVNGLEWHLLFFAPILEELVFRQTFQRVLIAQVGGKYVTSMLVASIFAFSHLVGLTVLPVEYVPFIGFQVFYTFVLGIICGQALLRFHSVIAPIFLHFLFNLSFYIALQLEVI
- a CDS encoding GNAT family N-acetyltransferase produces the protein MNVKLKPYDTSSQAEAEEIFAVVQEYYERSPFPPTVEKIMQGGVKYFRAMRDEKQVGISGYVMKTPNLAETVKTTVFKEFQGTGVGKEISLAIEEECKRIGIKKVMTTIYHFNHAMIGIKLKQGYTIEGYHPDHEAPGFHEYSLGKVLK
- a CDS encoding LOG family protein, whose amino-acid sequence is MKVCIFCGANASTDPEVDRQVKLITDHFVKHNVELVYGGAGIGIMGALATEVMVKGGRVTGVIPQRLMKKEIAHGGLTELHVVKDMHERKKMMYDLSDAFLIFPGGMGTMDELFEILTWKQLGIHAKPIALFNINHYYDDLIKFLNLGVERNLIKAPDRKLLFESSDWNEIWNHFNERKA